DNA from Sphingomonas psychrotolerans:
CGGCCGAAACGATCGTGGCCGGGGTGAATGCCTGGCGGTCGGTCTCGGCCAGGAATCGCGCGACCTCGGCGTCGGGCAACGCGGCAAGGATCGCCTTGCCCGCGGAAAAGCCATGCAGCGGCGTGCGCGATCCCACCTCTACCGCGTAGCGCAGCGCATGCTCGCTCGTCTCGGTGACGAGCGCCTCCACTTCCCAGCCCGAACGGATGAAGAAGGAGGCGGTCTCATTGAGCTGCAACCGGAGCGCACGCACCAGCGGCGCGACACGCTCGGCAAGCGTGAAGCTGGCGGTGCGGGACTGGAGCCGTTCGAGCCCCGGCCCGGGCGCATAGCGGCGGCCATCGCGCGCCAGATAGCCGCGCTCGACGAGCGTCGTCAGCAGGTAGGACAGGCTGCTGACCGGGATCACCAGCGCCTCCGCGATCTCTTGCGCGATCACCGGCCGATCGCGCGCGACGACATATTCGATGATGTCGAGCGTGCGGATCGCCGATTTGACCGGACTGGAATGGTTGTCGCCCATGCTGCCGCTATACCGCGTCATCGCGTCCCTGCCATCGTCGTGCCACAACAGGGGCTGGATTTTGTGCGTGGCATCGCGGAAGCGTCGATACGGACGCAGAATCAGGGACGACGACCACCCATGAAGCAGGACCGCGACCTCGAGACCTTGCTCGGCTATCAGATTGAGATGGCGCATCTGACAATGGTGACCGACGCGCGTGCGACATTGGCTCCGTTCGACATCACTCCCGCCAAGCTGACCGCGATGCTGCTGATCCGCGCCAATCCCGGCTGTGATCAGACCGCCTTGGGACGCGCGCTGAGGATCAATCGCTCGAGTGCGATGAAGCTGATCAACTATCTCGCCGAGCGCGATCTCGTCGAGCGCCGCGCCGGCCGCGACCTCAGGACCAACGCGTTGCACCTCAGCGCTGACGGGGAGGTGCGGCTCGCCGAGATGGTCGCGCGCCTGCGTGAATCCGACCGTCGCATGAGCGCGGCTCTCTCTGCCGAGGAGCGCACCGCGCTGGTGGCGCTGGTCCGCAAGCTCCGCCAGCCGCGCGATGCCGCCGGTGCGGCCAAGCGGGGGAGAGGCGGCGGGGTTGCAAAACTGTCTGCCTAGCATACAGTCTCCGCGATAAGAGCGTGGCGCGCCGTTCGCGCAGCCGACCGGGGAGTGGTTGCCGACATGAGCGATGCAGAAATTGCGGGTTCGACGCTGCGTGACGTGGCTGGGCGTTTGCCGCTTGATCGGCTGCTCCGGCCGCGCTCGGTGGCGATCATCGGGG
Protein-coding regions in this window:
- a CDS encoding IclR family transcriptional regulator, translating into MTRYSGSMGDNHSSPVKSAIRTLDIIEYVVARDRPVIAQEIAEALVIPVSSLSYLLTTLVERGYLARDGRRYAPGPGLERLQSRTASFTLAERVAPLVRALRLQLNETASFFIRSGWEVEALVTETSEHALRYAVEVGSRTPLHGFSAGKAILAALPDAEVARFLAETDRQAFTPATIVSAEGLRDEVDDIRRTGVARTRGEHSPGIHGIGRAVIVDGVLIGAFSIAIPSVRFDAAIERRAVGLLARTAALLEAP
- a CDS encoding MarR family winged helix-turn-helix transcriptional regulator is translated as MKQDRDLETLLGYQIEMAHLTMVTDARATLAPFDITPAKLTAMLLIRANPGCDQTALGRALRINRSSAMKLINYLAERDLVERRAGRDLRTNALHLSADGEVRLAEMVARLRESDRRMSAALSAEERTALVALVRKLRQPRDAAGAAKRGRGGGVAKLSA